A genomic window from Micromonospora ferruginea includes:
- a CDS encoding methyltransferase — protein sequence MAPSRPRIDIESVFRLTELADYIVPFTVRAVADLGIADQLTDGPRPVAELADATGAHAPSLLRALRALAGKGIFTEVEPEVFALTPLAEPLRTDHPLSLRDAYPLLAPDIEAWAHFDHSIRTGKAAFDQVHPEGYWSYMAAHPRDSARFDASQQAATRLELRAALPAYPWGDLGTMVDVGGGNGAFLGGIMARFPNLRGTLFDLPHVVAEAEPVLQKLGVAQRCTVTGGSFFETVPAGADAYMLKRILYGWDDDGAVRLLRAVRAAMRPDSRLLVLEPVVEPGDRFDVGRLYDLLLLAMVGGGARSREHIERLLDVADLKLARSLPTMMFPILEIVPKTEA from the coding sequence ATGGCCCCGAGCCGACCCCGGATCGACATCGAGTCGGTGTTCCGACTGACCGAACTGGCCGACTACATCGTGCCGTTCACCGTGCGCGCCGTCGCCGACCTCGGCATCGCCGACCAGCTCACCGACGGCCCCCGCCCGGTGGCCGAGCTGGCCGACGCCACCGGCGCGCACGCGCCCTCGCTCCTGCGGGCCCTGCGCGCGCTGGCCGGCAAGGGCATCTTCACCGAGGTCGAGCCCGAGGTCTTCGCGCTCACCCCGCTCGCCGAACCACTGCGCACCGACCACCCGCTGTCGCTGCGCGACGCCTACCCGCTGCTCGCCCCGGACATCGAGGCGTGGGCGCACTTCGACCACAGCATCCGCACCGGCAAGGCCGCCTTCGACCAGGTGCACCCCGAGGGCTACTGGTCCTACATGGCCGCGCACCCGCGCGACAGCGCCCGCTTCGACGCCTCCCAGCAGGCGGCCACCCGGTTGGAGCTGCGCGCCGCGCTGCCCGCGTACCCGTGGGGGGACCTGGGCACGATGGTCGACGTAGGCGGCGGCAACGGCGCCTTCCTCGGCGGCATCATGGCCCGGTTCCCGAACCTGCGGGGCACCCTGTTCGACCTGCCGCACGTGGTCGCCGAGGCCGAGCCGGTGCTGCAGAAGCTCGGCGTGGCGCAGCGGTGCACGGTCACCGGCGGCAGCTTCTTCGAGACGGTGCCGGCCGGCGCGGACGCCTACATGCTCAAGCGCATCCTCTACGGCTGGGACGACGACGGCGCGGTCCGGCTGCTGCGCGCGGTCCGCGCGGCCATGCGCCCGGACAGCCGGCTGCTGGTGCTGGAGCCGGTGGTCGAGCCCGGCGACCGGTTCGACGTCGGCCGCCTCTACGACCTGCTGCTGCTGGCCATGGTCGGCGGCGGCGCCCGCTCCCGCGAGCACATCGAACGGCTGCTGGACGTCGCCGACCTGAAGCTGGCCCGCAGCCTGCCCACCATGATGTTCCCCATCCTCGAGATCGTGCCGAAGACGGAGGCCTGA
- a CDS encoding methyltransferase — MVLARPRADLEALTRLTELADYIVPFTVRVVADLGVADQLADGPRPVAELADATGAHAPALLRALRALAGKGIFTEVEPEVFALTPLAEPLRADHPLSLRDAYPLLAADVRAWAGLDRCLRTGEAAFPRVHGADYWSYLERHPADSLAVDRWMSSLTKLHLRTVLPAWPWAQAREVVDVGGGDGAFLAGLLTRYRHLRGVLLDLPHVVAAAPALLDRAAVTDRCRVVPGSFFDPLPAGADLYVLKTILPGWDDAQATAILRRVAEAMRPESRLLLLEAIVPAGDAFDVAKLVDVHTLVLTAGRHRTHAELLDLLSDAGLRLDRVVGTPTLTVIAAGPAGARPTTP, encoded by the coding sequence ATGGTGCTGGCCCGGCCCCGCGCCGATCTCGAGGCCCTCACCCGGCTCACCGAACTGGCCGACTACATCGTGCCGTTCACCGTGCGCGTCGTCGCCGACCTCGGCGTCGCCGACCAGCTCGCCGACGGCCCCCGCCCGGTGGCCGAGCTGGCCGACGCCACCGGCGCGCACGCGCCCGCGCTGCTGCGGGCCCTGCGCGCGCTGGCCGGCAAGGGCATCTTCACCGAGGTCGAGCCGGAGGTGTTCGCGCTCACCCCGCTCGCCGAACCGCTGCGCGCCGACCATCCGCTGTCGCTGCGCGACGCGTACCCGCTGCTCGCCGCCGACGTGCGCGCCTGGGCCGGGCTGGACCGCTGCCTGCGCACCGGCGAGGCCGCGTTCCCGCGCGTGCACGGCGCCGACTACTGGTCCTACCTGGAGCGGCACCCCGCCGACAGCCTGGCCGTCGACCGGTGGATGTCCAGCCTGACCAAGCTGCACCTGCGCACCGTGCTGCCGGCCTGGCCGTGGGCGCAGGCGCGCGAGGTGGTCGACGTGGGCGGCGGCGACGGGGCGTTCCTCGCCGGCCTGCTGACCCGCTACCGGCACCTGCGCGGCGTCCTGCTCGACCTGCCGCACGTGGTCGCCGCCGCGCCGGCGCTGCTCGACCGCGCGGCGGTGACCGACCGCTGCCGGGTGGTGCCCGGCAGCTTCTTCGACCCGCTCCCGGCCGGCGCAGACCTCTACGTGCTCAAGACGATCCTGCCCGGCTGGGACGACGCCCAGGCCACCGCCATCCTGCGTCGCGTCGCCGAGGCGATGCGGCCGGAGAGCCGGCTGCTGCTGCTGGAGGCGATCGTCCCGGCCGGCGACGCGTTCGACGTGGCGAAGCTGGTCGACGTGCACACCCTGGTCCTCACCGCCGGCCGGCACCGCACCCACGCGGAACTTCTCGACCTGCTCTCCGACGCCGGCCTGCGGCTCGACCGCGTCGTCGGCACCCCCACGCTCACCGTGATCGCCGCCGGTCCCGCCGGGGCGCGGCCGACCACCCCCTAG
- a CDS encoding (2,3-dihydroxybenzoyl)adenylate synthase, translated as MLDGCVGWPEHLAARYRAEGYWRGEVLGDLGRELARTDPQRTALVAGEQRIGYGELDRRADRLAAGLRGRGIGRYDRVVVQLPNSVEFVVVCLALFRLGALPVLALPAHRRAEIGHLCAHTEAVAYLTVDQSQGFDLRKLAADVRAETPSLREVFVVGDPGEFTALAQVDADPVPLPRPDPSDVAFFLLSGGSTGVPKLIPRTHDDYAYQLRATAAAMGFGADGVYLAALPAAHNAALGCPGVLGALRAGGTAVLAGSPSPDEAFRLVAREKVTLTTLMPAFLPLWTDLAPLLRADLSGLVVEVGGANLSPEVAARAVDELGIRLTHFFGMAEGPIACTRPDDPPERAAHTQGRPLSAADEFRVVDDTGAPVPDGDVGELVVGGPTTLRGYYRAADYNAHAFTPDGLLRTGDLVRWTPTGELVVVGRIKEVVNRGGEKVPAGEVEEHLLAHPGVREVAVLPVPDRVLGEKTCAVVVPHGSAPTLGELREFLTGRGLAGYKLPDRLQVRAELPYTGVGKVDKRALGAELTA; from the coding sequence ATGCTTGACGGTTGCGTGGGCTGGCCGGAGCACCTCGCGGCGCGCTACCGCGCCGAGGGCTACTGGCGCGGTGAGGTGCTCGGCGACCTGGGCCGGGAGCTGGCCCGCACCGATCCACAGCGGACCGCGCTGGTCGCCGGCGAGCAGCGGATCGGCTACGGCGAGCTGGACCGCCGCGCCGACCGGCTGGCCGCCGGGCTGCGCGGGCGCGGCATCGGCCGGTACGACCGGGTGGTCGTGCAGTTGCCGAACTCGGTGGAGTTCGTGGTGGTCTGCCTGGCGCTGTTCCGCCTCGGCGCGCTGCCGGTGCTGGCGCTGCCCGCGCACCGGCGCGCCGAGATCGGCCACCTGTGCGCGCACACCGAGGCGGTGGCCTACCTGACCGTCGACCAGAGCCAGGGCTTCGACCTGCGCAAGCTGGCCGCCGACGTACGCGCCGAGACGCCGTCGCTGCGGGAGGTGTTCGTCGTCGGCGACCCCGGTGAGTTCACCGCCCTCGCGCAGGTGGACGCCGACCCGGTGCCGCTGCCCCGACCGGACCCGTCCGACGTGGCGTTCTTCCTGCTCTCCGGCGGGTCGACGGGCGTGCCGAAGCTGATCCCGCGCACCCACGACGACTACGCGTACCAGTTGCGGGCGACCGCGGCGGCGATGGGCTTCGGCGCCGACGGCGTCTACCTGGCGGCGCTGCCGGCCGCGCACAACGCGGCGCTCGGCTGCCCGGGGGTGCTCGGCGCGTTGCGGGCCGGCGGCACCGCGGTGCTCGCCGGCAGCCCCAGCCCCGACGAGGCGTTCCGGCTGGTCGCCCGGGAGAAGGTCACGCTGACCACGCTGATGCCGGCGTTCCTGCCGCTCTGGACCGACCTCGCGCCGCTGCTGCGCGCCGACCTGTCCGGCCTGGTGGTCGAGGTGGGCGGCGCCAACCTGAGCCCCGAGGTGGCCGCCCGGGCGGTGGACGAGCTGGGCATCCGGCTGACGCACTTCTTCGGCATGGCGGAGGGTCCGATCGCCTGCACCCGGCCCGACGACCCGCCGGAGCGCGCCGCGCACACCCAGGGCCGGCCGCTGTCGGCCGCCGACGAGTTCCGGGTGGTGGACGACACCGGCGCGCCGGTGCCCGACGGCGACGTGGGCGAGCTGGTCGTCGGCGGGCCGACCACGCTGCGCGGCTACTACCGCGCCGCCGACTACAACGCGCACGCGTTCACCCCGGACGGCCTGCTGCGCACCGGTGACCTGGTGCGGTGGACCCCGACCGGCGAGCTGGTCGTGGTCGGCCGGATCAAGGAGGTGGTGAACCGCGGCGGCGAGAAGGTACCGGCCGGCGAGGTGGAGGAGCACCTGCTCGCCCACCCGGGCGTGCGCGAGGTGGCGGTGCTGCCGGTGCCCGACCGGGTGCTCGGCGAGAAGACCTGCGCCGTGGTGGTGCCGCACGGGAGCGCACCCACGCTGGGCGAGCTGCGGGAGTTCCTCACCGGGCGGGGACTGGCCGGCTACAAGCTGCCGGACCGGCTCCAGGTGCGCGCGGAGCTGCCGTACACCGGGGTGGGCAAGGTGGACAAGCGGGCGCTCGGCGCGGAGTTGACGGCCTGA
- a CDS encoding class I SAM-dependent methyltransferase: MTTRTGPAPGPAAPGAPADDAAQRRARALSLRLFLAMLHTQELLAGYLGTKLGLYEALSRGPADAAELGARAGIAPRYAREWLEQQAVAGFLDVDDVTAPPERRVYRLPEGHAEVLLASDSPLSLVSLTMLPLGGVAGALPALLEAYRTGAGVPDELFGDDWRHGHSGANRALFTHALPGWLATHLPAVHDRLAAGPSRIADVGCGAGWAGIALARAYPLAEVDGFDLDAPTLAAAAEHAAAAGVADRVRFHRRDAAEAEAAGGFDLVCVFDALHEMSRPVPVLRACRRLRGPEGAVLVLDAKVAHRFVAPGDEVERFQYATSVLHCLPAGLAGPDSSATGTALRPAQVRRFATDAGFADVQIVPVDDRFHRLYQLTG, from the coding sequence TTGACCACCCGCACCGGGCCCGCCCCCGGGCCGGCGGCGCCCGGTGCGCCGGCCGACGACGCGGCGCAGCGCCGCGCCCGCGCGCTGTCGCTGCGGCTGTTCCTGGCCATGCTGCACACCCAGGAGCTGCTCGCCGGCTACCTGGGCACCAAGCTGGGCCTGTACGAGGCGCTGAGCCGGGGTCCGGCCGACGCCGCCGAACTGGGCGCGCGGGCCGGGATCGCCCCCCGGTACGCGCGGGAGTGGCTGGAACAGCAGGCGGTGGCCGGCTTCCTCGACGTCGACGACGTGACCGCGCCGCCCGAGCGGCGGGTCTACCGGCTGCCGGAGGGGCACGCCGAGGTGCTGCTCGCCTCGGACAGCCCGCTGTCGCTGGTGTCGCTGACCATGCTGCCGCTGGGCGGGGTGGCTGGCGCGCTGCCGGCGCTGCTGGAGGCGTACCGCACCGGGGCCGGGGTGCCGGACGAGCTGTTCGGCGACGACTGGCGTCACGGGCACTCCGGGGCCAACCGGGCGCTGTTCACGCACGCGCTGCCCGGCTGGCTCGCCACCCACCTGCCGGCGGTCCACGACCGGCTCGCCGCCGGGCCGAGCCGGATCGCCGACGTCGGTTGCGGGGCCGGCTGGGCGGGCATCGCGCTGGCCCGCGCGTACCCGCTGGCCGAGGTCGACGGCTTCGACCTGGACGCGCCGACGCTGGCCGCGGCGGCGGAGCACGCCGCGGCGGCCGGGGTGGCGGACCGGGTGCGGTTCCACCGTCGCGACGCGGCGGAGGCGGAAGCGGCCGGCGGCTTCGACCTGGTCTGCGTCTTCGACGCGCTGCACGAGATGAGCCGGCCGGTGCCGGTGCTGCGGGCCTGCCGCCGGCTGCGCGGGCCGGAGGGCGCGGTGCTGGTGCTCGACGCCAAGGTGGCCCACCGGTTCGTCGCGCCCGGCGACGAGGTGGAACGGTTCCAGTACGCCACCAGCGTGCTGCACTGCCTGCCGGCGGGCCTGGCCGGGCCGGACTCGTCGGCGACCGGGACCGCGCTGCGCCCGGCCCAGGTGCGGCGCTTCGCCACCGACGCCGGGTTCGCCGACGTGCAGATCGTGCCGGTGGACGACCGCTTCCACCGGCTCTACCAGCTCACCGGCTGA
- a CDS encoding acyl carrier protein: MTEATRSTPTEVRTVEDVRESVTAIVTELAPNPEQIEGAGDSRLVEDLGFHSLALLELAFTLEDEFELPPIDETTARKIVTIDAVVEHVSGILRERGELAS; this comes from the coding sequence ATGACCGAGGCGACCAGGTCGACCCCGACCGAGGTACGGACCGTGGAGGACGTGCGCGAGTCGGTGACGGCGATCGTCACCGAGCTGGCACCCAACCCGGAGCAGATCGAGGGGGCCGGTGACTCGCGGCTGGTCGAGGACCTTGGCTTCCACTCGCTGGCGCTGCTGGAGCTGGCGTTCACCCTGGAGGACGAGTTCGAGCTGCCGCCGATCGACGAGACGACGGCCCGCAAGATCGTCACGATCGACGCGGTGGTCGAGCACGTCAGCGGCATCCTGCGCGAGCGCGGCGAGCTGGCCAGTTGA
- a CDS encoding AMP-binding protein produces MSADATPGSPLLSWLERPRADRGVHFAAAGDEWDFHSYAALADRTRAVLAGLTASGVGPGDVVSVVEPAGPDFVATLFAAMAAGAAPSPIAPPLTFGDRDVYREHVLGLLRAAAPRVLVCAPRLTATIGPLAAAAGVTRVLSAEELVSAGGGARGTVAEPGPLALLQFTSGSSGRARGVRVPHAALAANVASIRRWLAMTPDDPTASWLPVHHDMGLIGCLVTPVVNTSDLWLMPSEEFVRDPARYLRCFGRHGARLTSMPNFGLEYVARRVRPAALDGMDFSAWRAVIVGAERIDVDALRRFCDLLEPHGFDPRALLPAYGLAEATLAVTGLPLEERYAAVDLRPDRLRPGARVVAGPDEPADDGPTQPVVGCGRPLTGVQVRILDADGAPVPDGVVGEIEVRGPSVARGYVTDGDSASQTALDDGVLRTADAGFLHEGQLHVLGRLGDSMKVRGRAVFAEDLEWAVCRPGVPAQRMAALLGHRAGAATVVAVFEQARPEWLAQASQELRRRAEGAQVVIVDAPRGTIARTSSGKPRRRQMWQAFVDDRLPGTVVTPTAGHRQQTTEHTTAS; encoded by the coding sequence ATGAGCGCAGACGCCACGCCGGGTTCGCCGTTGCTGAGCTGGCTGGAGCGACCCCGCGCGGACCGGGGGGTGCACTTCGCCGCCGCCGGCGACGAGTGGGACTTCCACTCCTACGCCGCACTCGCCGACCGCACCCGGGCGGTCCTCGCCGGCCTGACCGCCTCCGGGGTCGGCCCCGGCGACGTGGTGTCCGTCGTGGAGCCGGCCGGGCCGGACTTCGTGGCCACGCTGTTCGCCGCGATGGCCGCCGGTGCGGCGCCCTCGCCGATCGCCCCGCCGCTGACCTTCGGAGACCGCGACGTCTACCGCGAGCACGTGCTCGGGCTGCTGCGCGCCGCCGCGCCCCGGGTGCTGGTCTGCGCGCCGCGGCTCACCGCGACGATCGGGCCGCTGGCCGCGGCCGCCGGCGTGACCCGGGTGCTCAGCGCCGAGGAGCTGGTCTCCGCCGGCGGCGGCGCCCGGGGCACGGTCGCCGAGCCCGGCCCGCTGGCCCTGCTCCAGTTCACCTCCGGCTCCAGCGGCCGGGCCCGGGGCGTGCGCGTGCCGCACGCCGCGCTGGCCGCCAACGTCGCGTCGATCCGGCGGTGGCTGGCCATGACCCCCGACGACCCCACCGCCTCGTGGCTGCCGGTGCACCACGACATGGGCCTGATCGGCTGCCTGGTGACGCCGGTGGTGAACACCAGCGACCTGTGGCTGATGCCGTCCGAGGAGTTCGTCCGCGACCCGGCCCGTTACCTGCGCTGCTTCGGCCGGCACGGGGCGCGGCTGACCTCGATGCCGAACTTCGGGCTGGAGTACGTCGCCCGGCGGGTGCGCCCGGCCGCGCTGGACGGGATGGACTTCTCCGCCTGGCGGGCGGTGATCGTCGGCGCCGAACGCATCGACGTCGACGCGCTGCGCCGCTTCTGCGACCTGCTCGAACCGCACGGCTTCGACCCGCGGGCGCTGCTGCCCGCGTACGGGCTGGCCGAGGCCACCCTGGCGGTGACCGGGCTCCCGCTGGAGGAGCGGTACGCCGCCGTCGACCTGCGGCCGGACCGGCTGCGCCCGGGCGCGCGGGTGGTGGCCGGACCCGACGAGCCGGCCGACGACGGGCCGACGCAGCCGGTGGTGGGCTGCGGCCGTCCGCTGACCGGGGTCCAGGTGCGGATCCTGGACGCCGACGGCGCGCCGGTGCCCGACGGGGTGGTCGGCGAGATCGAGGTGCGGGGTCCGTCGGTCGCCCGGGGCTACGTCACCGACGGCGACTCGGCGTCGCAGACCGCGTTGGACGACGGCGTGCTGCGCACCGCCGACGCCGGCTTCCTGCACGAGGGCCAACTGCACGTGCTCGGGCGCCTCGGCGACAGCATGAAGGTGCGCGGCCGGGCGGTCTTCGCCGAGGACCTCGAATGGGCGGTCTGCCGCCCCGGGGTGCCGGCGCAGCGGATGGCCGCCCTGCTGGGTCACCGGGCCGGCGCGGCGACCGTGGTCGCGGTCTTCGAGCAGGCGCGCCCCGAGTGGCTGGCGCAGGCGTCGCAGGAGCTGCGCCGGCGGGCCGAGGGCGCGCAGGTGGTCATCGTGGACGCACCGCGCGGCACCATCGCCCGCACCTCCAGCGGCAAGCCCCGGCGACGCCAGATGTGGCAGGCGTTCGTCGACGACCGGTTGCCCGGCACCGTGGTCACCCCGACCGCCGGGCACCGGCAGCAGACCACCGAACACACGACGGCGTCCTGA